In Populus trichocarpa isolate Nisqually-1 chromosome 12, P.trichocarpa_v4.1, whole genome shotgun sequence, a genomic segment contains:
- the LOC18103896 gene encoding vesicle-associated membrane protein 722: MNQKSLIYAFVSRGTVILAEFTEFSGNFNSIAFQCLQKLPATNNKFTYNCDGHTFNYLADNGFTYCVVADESAGRQVPMAFLERVKDDFVSKYGGGKAATAQANGLNKEFGPKLKEHMKYCADHPEEISKLAKVKAQVSEVKGVMMENIEKVLDRGEKIELLVDKTENLHSQAQDFRSQGTQIRRKMWLQNMKVKLIVLGILIALILIIVLSVCKGFNCGK, encoded by the exons atgaaccaGAAATCACTGATTTACGCGTTTGTTTCACGAGGAACTGTGATTCTTGCTGAGTTCACTGAATTCAGCGGGAATTTCAATTCCATAGCGTTTCAATGTCTCCAAAAACTTCCTGCTACTAACAACAAGTTTACTTACAACTGCGATGGTCATACTTTCAATTACCTCGCCGACAATGGGTTTA CATATTGTGTTGTTGCGGATGAATCGGCTGGAAGACAAGTGCCTATGGCTTTTCTGGAGCGTGTCAAGGATGATTTCGTGTCAAAGTATGGCGGTGGAAAGGCTGCCACAGCCCAGGCCAATGGTCTTAACAAGGAATTTGG GCCAAAATTGAAGGAACATATGAAGTATTGTGCTGATCATCCTGAAGAGATAAGCAAGCTTGCGAAAGTGAAAGCTCAGGTTTCAGAAGTTAAAGGTGTCATGATGGAGAACATTGAGAAG GTTCTGGATAGGGGAGAGAAAATAGAACTTCTTGTGGACAAGACCGAGAACCTTCATTCACAG GCACAAGACTTTCGCAGTCAAGGGACACAAATCCGAAGAAAAATGTGGCTGCAGAACATGAAGGTTAAGCTGATTGTATTGGGAATACTGATTGCCTTGATCCTCATCATAGTCCTCTCTGTTTGCAAAGGCTTTAATTGTGGAAAATGA